One Lucilia cuprina isolate Lc7/37 chromosome 4, ASM2204524v1, whole genome shotgun sequence DNA segment encodes these proteins:
- the LOC111690776 gene encoding glutathione S-transferase 1-1-like, whose product MDFYYLPPSPPCRAVEMCAKAVGVQLNKKLINVAAGEQMDPAFTKINPQHTIPTIVDGDFVLWESRAILIYLAEKYDQSGSLYPKVPKVKALINQRLYFDMGVFFKSFVDYFVPVVMKNQPADPEKFKLVEEAFNHLETFMTAKLYAADTDTYTIADIALVATMTNFEAVGFDYSKYPNVTKWYNNCKLVIPGYAENVESCHDLKYFQPKQ is encoded by the coding sequence ATGGATTTCTATTACTTGCCTCCCTCACCACCGTGTCGTGCCGTTGAAATGTGCGCCAAAGCTGTAGGTGTGCAACTAAATAAGAAATTGATCAATGTAGCGGCTGGCGAGCAAATGGATCCAGCTTTTACTAAAATCAATCCTCAACACACTATACCCACCATAGTAGATGGTGATTTTGTCTTGTGGGAATCTAGAGCTATACTCATTTATTTGGCTGAGAAATATGATCAATCGGGTTCCCTTTATCCCAAGGTGCCCAAAGTAAAGGCTTTGATTAATCAACGTCTTTACTTTGACATGGGTGTGTTCTTTAAGAGTTTTGTGGATTATTTTGTGCCCGTTGTTATGAAAAATCAGCCCGCTGATCCTGAAAAGTTCAAACTAGTCGAAGAGGCCTTTAATCATTTGGAAACCTTTATGACTGCCAAATTGTATGCTGCCGATACCGACACCTACACCATTGCCGATATAGCCCTAGTCGCTACCATGACTAATTTTGAAGCTGTAGGTTTTGACTACAGCAAATATCCAAATGTAACCAAATGGTATAATAACTGTAAGCTAGTAATACCTGGTTATGCTGAAAATGTGGAGTCTTGccatgatttaaaatatttccaacCTAAACAGTAA
- the LOC111690777 gene encoding glutathione S-transferase 1-1-like — translation MDFYYMPPSAPCRAVEMTAKAVGVKLNKKIINLPAGEHLKPEFLKINPQHTIPTLVDGDFALWESRAVMVYLCEKYDKSQKLYPECPKIRAVINQRLYFDMGTLYKSFADYYYPQIMKKAPADPEMLKKVESAFEFLNTFLEGNKFAAGNDVTVADIALLASVTNFDAAKFDMSKYSNVAKWYEECKKVVPGYAENLEDCLSYKKFVKQN, via the coding sequence atgGATTTCTATTACATGCCTCCATCTGCCCCCTGTCGTGCTGTTGAAATGACAGCCAAGGCGGTTGGTGTTAAATTGAAtaagaaaatcataaatttacCAGCTGGTGAGCATTTAAAacctgaatttttaaaaatcaatccTCAACACACCATACCCACTTTGGTCGATGGTGATTTTGCTTTATGGGAGTCACGTGCCGTTATGGTTTATTTGTGTGAAAAATATGACAAATCACAAAAATTGTATCCCGAATGCCCTAAAATTCGTGCTGTCATTAATCAGCGTTTATATTTCGATATGGGTACTTTATACAAAAGCTTTGCCGACTATTATTATCCACAAATAATGAAGAAAGCTCCTGCCGATcctgaaatgttgaaaaaagtagaaagtgcttttgaatttttaaacacCTTCTTGGAGGGAAATAAATTTGCTGCTGGTAATGATGTCACCGTAGCCGATATTGCTTTATTGGCTTCAGTTACAAATTTTGATGCTGCCAAATTTGATATGAGTAAATATTCGAATGTTGCCAAGTGGTATGAAGAGTGCAAAAAGGTGGTTCCTGGCTATGCCGAAAATTTAGAGGATTGTTTGAGttataagaaatttgttaaacaaaattaa